In Rhodococcus qingshengii JCM 15477, the sequence ACACGGACGTGCCTGTTCAGCTCATTCTGAACAAGTACGACAAAGCCGTTCGTCCGGTGGGATACGAAGACACCGAAAAATGGGTCTCCGACCTGCAGCGACGTGAAATTGCCGCGGGACACTGGTCACCGTTTTCACATCCGGGCGAGGTTGCCGAACATGCGCGGGCATTTATCGCGAGCCTGAGAGAGCGTCGCTCGGAGAAGCAAAGTTCCTAGCGTTTCACCTTCCGGGGATCGTAAAAATTCGTCTGCGGCGCAGCCAGGGGTGTCATTGGCCGCTTCTAGTCGGTGCTTACCAGTAAGATGGTCAACGGTAACTAGCGGCAACATTCTCGAACCCGCTCCGACGACACCCGCAAGGGCTTGCTGACGGCTGCGCTCGAGTATTGACGGAGAAGGAGAGCTACCCACCCGTGGCTGCCCAGAAGTCAGATACAAGCACTTCCAGCAAGGACTACAACGCGTCGTCCATCACCGTCCTCGAAGGACTCGAGGCGGTACGTAAGCGTCCAGGCATGTACATCGGTTCCACCGGTGAACGCGGCCTGCACCACCTCATTTGGGAGGTCGTCGACAACTCGGTCGACGAGGCGATGGCCGGACACGCCACCAAGGTCGAGGTCACCCTCCTCGAAGACGGCGGAATCCGCGTCATCGACGACGGCCGTGGCATCCCGGTCGGCATGCACGCCTCCGGAGTCCCCACCGTCGAGGTCGTGCTGACCCAGCTGCACGCCGGCGGCAAGTTCGACTCCGACTCTTACGCCGTCTCCGGTGGTCTGCACGGCGTCGGTATCTCGGTGGTCAACGCTCTTTCCACCCGGCTCGACGTCGACATCAAGGTCGACGGCTACCGGTGGCAGCAGACGTACACCGATTCCAAGCCGGGAGAGCTCGTACAGGGCGACCCGACGAAGGAGACCGGCACCACCGTCAGTTTCTGGGCGGATCCCGAGATCTTCGAGACCACCCGCTACAACTTCGAGACCGTTGCGCGTCGTCTGCAGGAAATGGCCTTCCTCAACAAGGGCCTGACCATCACGCTGACCGACGAGCGCGCCGAGGTCATCGACGACGAAGCTGCCGAGGTGGCCGAGGCTCCCAAGTCTGCTGCCGAAGAAGCCGAAGAAGCTGCTCAGGCAGCGCCGCGTAAGTCCAAGACCCGTATCTACCACTACCCCGGTGGACTCGAGGACTACGTCCGGCACATCAACAAGAGCAAGACCCCGATCCACAACTCGGTCGTCGGATTCACCGCCAAGGGCACCGGCCACGAGCTCGAGGTCGCAATGCAGTGGAACTCCGGATACTCGGAGTCCGTGCACACCTTCGCCAACACCATCAACACCCACGAGGGTGGTACCCACGAAGAGGGCTTCCGCGCCGCACTGACCGCAACGGTCAACAAGTACGCGCTCGAAAAGAAGCTGCTCAAGGACAAGGATCCCAAGCTCACCGGCGACGACATCCGTGAAGGACTCGCGGCCATCATCTCGGTGAAGGTCGGTGAACCCCAGTTCGAGGGTCAGACCAAGACCAAGCTCGGCAATACCGAGGTCAAGTCCTTCGTGCAGAAGGCGTGCAACGAGCACCTCGCGCACTGGTTCGAGGCGAACCCCGCCGACGCGAAAACCATTGTGAACAAGGCTGTTTCGTCGGCGCAGGCCCGCGTCGCCGCACGTAAGGCGCGTGAGCTGGTCCGTCGTAAGAGTGCGACCGACCTCGGTGGCCTGCCAGGCAAGCTCGCCGATTGCCGCTCCAACGATCCAGAGAAGTCCGAGATCTACATCGTGGAGGGCGACTCCGCAGGCGGCTCGGCCAAGTCCGGCCGAGACTCGATGTACCAGGCGATCCTCCCGCTCCGCGGAAAGATCATCAACGTCGAGAAGGCGCGTATCGATCGCGTCCTCAAGAACACCGAAGTCCAGTCGATCATCACCGCGTTCGGCACGGGCATCCACGACGAGTTCGACATCGCCAAGCTGCGCTATCACAAGATCGTGCTCATGGCCGACGCCGACGTCGACGGTCAGCACATCGCAACGCTGCTGCTCACGCTGCTGTTCCGCTTCATGCGGCCGCTCGTCGAGCACGGCAAGGTCTACCTTGCGCAGCCGCCGCTGTACAAGCTCAAGTGGCAGAAGGGTGCGCAGCCGGAATTCGCGTACTCCGACCGCGAACGCGACGCGATGGTCAAGGCCGGCCTCGAGTCCGGCAAGAAGATCAACAAGGACGACGGCATCCAGCGCTACAAAGGCCTCGGCGAGATGAACGCCAAGGAGCTGTGGGAAACCACGATGGACCCGACGGTGCGCGTTCTGCGTCTCGTCACGCTCGACGACGCGGCTGCTGCCGACGAGCTGTTCAGCGTGCTGATGGGCGAAGACGTCGAAGCACGACGCAGCTTCATCACCCGCAATGCCCGGGACGTTCGTTTCCTCGACGTGTAGGGCCTGCAGCCCTGTGCGCGGTTGAGGAGTCCCCGGACTCCCTTTCCGCGCACAGGGGCTTGCCCCCTCTTTTAAGAAAGTGAGCTCATGACCGACACCACGTTGCCACCGGACGGTCCACAACACGACCGGATCGAACCGGTCGACATCCAGCAGGAAATGCAGAACAGCTACATCGACTACGCCATGAGCGTCATCGTCGGTCGCGCTCTGCCGGATGTCCGCGACGGACTCAAGCCGGTGCACCGCCGCGTGCTCTACGCGATGTACGACAACGGATATCGCCCCGACCGCGGATACGTGAAGTCTGCCCGACCGGTCGCCGAGACCATGGGTAACTACCACCCCCACGGCGACTCCTCGATCTACGACACGTTGGTTCGTATGGCCCAGCCGTGGTCGCTGCGTTACCCGCTCGTCGACGGTCAGGGAAACTTCGGCTCCCGCGGCAACGACGGCGCAGCCGCCATGCGTTACACCGAGTGCAGGCTCACGCCGCTCGCGATGGAAATGCTGCGCGAAATCGACCACGAGACAGTCGATTTCACCCCGAACTACGACGGCAAGACGCAGGAACCGACGGTTCTGCCCAGCCGTATCCCGAACCTGCTGATCAACGGTTCCAACGGCATCGCCGTCGGTATGGCCACCAACATTCCGCCGCACAACCTGCGTGAAGTTGCCGAGGCCATCTACTGGGCGCTCGACAACTTCGAAGCGGACGAGGAAGCCACCCTCGCGGCCGTCATGGAGCGCATCAAGGGACCCGACTTCCCCACGCACGGGCTCATCGTCGGTGGACAGGGCATCCAGGACGCCTACACCACCGGCCGTGGCTCCGTTCGTATGCGCGGCGTCGTCGAGATCGAAGAAGATGCCAAGGGCCGCACCACAATCGTCATCACCGAGCTGCCCTACCAGGTCAACCCGGACAACCTGATCACCTCCATCGCGGAGCAGGTTCGTGACGCCAAGATCGGTGGCATCTCCGACATCCACGACGAGTCCTCGGACCGCGTCGGCATGCGCATCGTCGTCACCGTCAAGCGTGACGCCGTTGCCAAGGTCGTGCTGAACAACCTTTACAAGCACACCCAGCTGCAGACCAGCTTCGGCTGCAACATGCTCTCCATCGTCGACGGAGTGCCGCGCACTCTGCGCCTCGACCAGATGATCCGTCTGTACACGGCGCATCAGCTCGAGGTCATCGTTCGTCGTACCAGGTACCTGCTTCGCAAGGCACAGGAGCGCGCCCACATCCTGCGCGGTCTGGTCAAGGCCCTCGACGCTCTCGACGAGGTCATCGCCTTGATCCGTGCGTCGCAGACCGTCGACATCGCTCGCGCCGGATTGATGGAACTCCTCGACGTCGACGAGATCCAGGCCGACGCCATCCTCGGCATGCAGCTGCGTCGTCTGGCCGCCCTCGAGCGTCAGAAGATCGTCGACGAGTTGGCCGAGATCGAACTCGAAATCGCGGACCTCGAAGACATTCTGGCTCGCCCGGAGCGTCAGCGCGCGATCGTTCGTGACGAGCTCAAGGAAATCGTCGACAAGTACGGCGACGACCGTCGTACCCGCATCATCGCCGCCGACGGAGACGTCAACGACGAGGATCTGATCGCCCGCGAAGACGTCGTCGTCACGATCACCGAGACCGGTTACGCCAAGCGCACCAAGACCGACCTGTACCGCTCGCAGAAGCGCGGCGGCAAGGGTGTTCAGGGTGCCGGCCTCAAGCAGGACGACATCGTCTCGCACTTCTTCGTCACGTCGACGCACGACTGGCTGCTGTTCTTCACCACGAAGGGCCGCGTCTACCGCGCCAAGGCTTACGAACTGCCCGAGGCGAGCCGTACAGCTCGCGGTCAGCACGTTGCCAACCTGCTGGCATTCCAGCCGGACGAGCGCATTCAGTCCGTCATCCAGATCAAGACGTACGAAGACGCGCCCTACCTGGTGCTCGCCACTCGCAACGGTCTGGTCAAGAAGTCCAAGCTCACCGACTTCGACTCCAACCGCAGCGGTGGCATCGTCGCCATCAACCTGCGCGGTGAAGACGAACTGGTCGGCGCTGTCCTCTGCTCCGCCGAAGACGACCTCCTTCTCGTCTCGGCACAGGGCCAGTCGATCCGCTTCTCGGCCACCGACGAGGCACTTCGTCCGATGGGCCGCGCCACTTCCGGTGTCCAGGGCATGCGTTTCAACGGTGACGACGAGCTGCTCTCGCTCAACGTCGTTCGTGAAGGAACGTTCCTCCTGGTCGCCACCTCGGGCGGTTACTCCAAGCGAACCGGCATGGAGGATTACCCGGTGCAGGGTCGCGGCGGCAAGGGCGTGCTCACGATTCAGTACGACAAGAAACGTGGCACTCTGGTCGGTGCGCTCATCGTCGACGACGACGACGAGCTGTACGCGATCACCTCGGGCGGCGGCGTCATCAGGACGGCTGCCAAGCAGGTTCGTAAGGCGGGACGCCAGACCAAGGGCGTGCGTCTGATGAACCTCGGCGAAGGCGACACACTGCTCGCGATTGCGCGCAACGCCGACGAGCCCGAAGAGCTCGCTGCAGAGACCACCGACAACGCAGACAATGCCGATGGAGCTAAGGAGTCCTAGTGAGCACTCCCAACCAGCCGGGCAGTGACCAGAAGAGCGAAAGCACTTCAGGTTCGACGCCACCGAAGCCGGAGCAGGCAACTGCTCCGGCGGGGCCGCAGACCTCGAAACCTGCAGCTCCAGCGGACGGCGGACCCAAAGCTTCCGAGGCAGCTCCGGCGCCCAAGGCACCGGAGCCGCCTCGCGGCCCGTCGGCTCAGAAGCCGGCGGGTGGGGCTTCCGACGCCGCGGGTGCGGCCAAGGGTCAAGCTCCTTCCGCTCCTTCAGTGGCTCCGGCTGCGCCGGTAACTTCGGCAAAGGGTGACGGTCAGGCTCCGCCGCAACCGGTTGCCAATCAGGCTCGTGGCAGCCAGGCGCCGCCGTGGCAACGCGGACCCCAGCCGTCGGGTCAGCCGCAGGGGCAGCCAGCTCAGAACCCGGCTGCTCAGAACCCGGCGTCCAAGGCCCCGGCGTCGAAGGCTCAGCCACCGCAGAATCAGGCTCCGCAAAGTCAGCCGCAGACCAACATCACGCGCCCAGCCGGCGCTGGTGCTCCTGCGGGTCGACCGGCAGCTCCTGCCGGGGGTAAGCCGCCTGCGGGTCCGCAGCGTCCTGCCGCGGCCGGCCCGGCGCAGGGTGGTCCGGTGCAGGGTGGTCCGGCCAAAAACCCCGCGCAGGGTGGTGCGCCGAAGGGACAGCCACAGGCGGGTCGCCCCGCTGCCGGTGCACAGACGGGTCGTCCTGCCGGCAACCCGTCGGCACGTCCCGTCGTGACAGGAACGGCGGCTGCCGCAGCTTCCGGTGGCGTCGCCGGCGCGGCAGCAGCCAAGGCTGTTGCACCCTCGGGCGCAAATCCCAAGGCTGCAAACGCCACGGTCGCCAATCCCACGGTCGCTAATCCGAAAGCAAAAGCCGCCGCGATCGACGGGCCGACTCGGCACATCGATCGCAAGGATCTACCGAAGGACATGCCTGACCTCTCCGAGGCCAAGCATCCGTTGCCTGCTGCGGTGAAGGGTGAGAAAACTCACGCCGTATCGGCTTCGGTCGTGGACGGTGCGCCGCTGCGCGCAACGGTCCAGATCCGTCGTATCGACCCGTGGTCCACGCTCAAGATCACATCCGTGATCTCGGTGTCGCTGTTCTTCGTGTGGATGGTGGCCGTCGGACTGCTCTACGTCGTTCTCGACGGCATGGGCGTCTGGGATCGCCTGAACAACGCGTTCACCGACATCGTTGCCGATGGCGGCTCCGACGGTCTGGTGACGGCCGGCCAGGTCTTCGGCTACGCCGCACTGATCGGTATCGCGAACATGGTGCTTTTCACGGCACTCGTCACGATCGGATCGTTCATCTACAACCTCTGCAGCGACCTGGTTGGCGGCGTAGAGGTAACTCTCGCCGACCGCGACTGACCTGCGAAAACATTGCTCCGCCGGGCCCGTTTTGGTGTCAGCGGCCCGGTGGGGTAATCTTTGGAATCGGTTCAGGGGCCTATAGCTCAGGTGGTTAGAGCGCTTTACTGATAATGAAGAGGTCGGAGGTTCAAGTCCTCCTAGGCCCACTCCCATGTGCCGAAGAAGGGTTGCTGGAATGAAGGTTTTCCTGCTTGTCGGGGCCGGAATTCTGGTAGCTCTCGGGGTCACCAAGCTGATCAAAAGTCAGCGCGGAGACAAGGTTTGGCACGATTTGGAAACAGGATAGAACCTAGGTACTCTGACTCCGGTCAGAAAACCGAACGGGGCCTTAGCTCAGTTGGTAGAGCGCTGCCTTTGCAAGGCAGATGTCAGGAGTTCGAATCTCCTAGGCTCCACAGTAAGAAAACACCCTCCCGGGATCCGGGAGGGTGTTTTTGTATGCCGATGTACCCGATCTCTGCTCGCCCCGGCCGGTGCCCGACTTGTGTGGTTCCACCCCACCCCTTCTTGAGCGAACGGCACTTTCGGCGCACTGGAGGCGATGAACATGCCGTTCGCTCGGAGTGGGGTGGCCGGAACCGCGCCCACTATGGACCGTTCGTCCCGAATTCTCCGGAAAGTCTAGTGGTCATAACCAGCCGGGCGTAGCGTGAGGAGAACCCAATTTCAGGAGGTTCGTAGTGCTTCACAACGACATTCCCAGCCACGGTGAAATTGCCGCACTCGCGGAGGTGGAGGGGCCCACCTGCATCACCATCGTGACTCCGACTGAAGATGCGCCTCAGGATTACGACAAAGCGCGCATCGCCTTCAAGGACCAGGTCCGCTCGGCACTCGCATCGGTGGAGGATCCGGCCGAGCGCAAGCAGTTCGAGGCCGAATACGCAGAACTCGACGACGACGACGATTTCTGGCGCTTCCAGTCGCGCTCATTGGTCACGTACGCGACGCCGGACCGTCTGGTGACCTTCCGCCTCCCCAACCGTCTGCAGGCGCTCGAAACGGTCAGCGATCGGTTCCATCTCAAGCCACTGCTCCGTTCGGTGACGTTCCCCCAGACGGCGTTTGTTCTCGCTCTGGCAGAGGGTTCGGTGCGACTGATCGAGATCGCCGCCGATCAACCGGCCGACGAGGTTCGTGTTCAGGGAATGCCGAAGAACGCTGCGGATCACGCGGGCAAGTCGTCGATCAACAGTCGCACCGAGGCGGGTCGGCTCTCGGGTTCGGACAGCCGAAAGCTGCGCGTCAATCAGTACGCCCGCGCAGTCGATCACGAGGTCCGCGGTGTGCTCGCCGGCCGTGACGTCCCCTTGATTCTGGCCGCTGCGGAACCCATCGCGTCGGTGTATCGCTCCGTGAATTCGTACCGCCACCTGGTCGACAAAACCGTCGAGGGAAACCCCGAAGCCTTGTCGACGCAGGAAGTGGCGGACGGTTCGCGTCCGGCGCTCGACGACTTCCATGCCGAGCAGCTGGCGGCGGTGCGGGACACCTTCAATGTGCGCACGGAACAAGGTCGCACTCAAACCGACGTCGCCGACGTGGCAACAGCCGCGACGTACGGACAGGTCGACACCGTTTTCATCGACATAGATTCCGTCGTACCCGGAAGTCTCGATCCCCAGACGGGCGCTCTCACGACCGGTGAGTCGACCAACGGAAGCACCTACGGGGTCGTCGACGAGATCGCTCGTCGTGCGCTCCTGACGGGTGCGCGGGTGCTCGCTGTTCGCGCGGAGGACATTCCGGGCGGCGGCGCAGTTGCCGCGATTTTGCGCTTCGCCCCGTAAACAGACTGGACGCGTGTGCGCCTCGTGACCTGATTCGGGCACGGGGCGCATACGATTCCGGCATGAAACGTGTGTGGGAACGGCTGCGCCTCTATTGCAAGACGCTGCACCCGGTCGGGCTTGCCTTTGCTCTGGTCTTCTTCACCTGGTCGATGAGTCCGTCCCTGTTGCCGCGCGCGTGGTACCTGCAGGGCGTTGCGACGGGCATCTCGCTCGCCATGGGATACGGCGTCGGCGTGACGGTTGCCTGGATGATCCGCAAGTGCGGCGTCGAACCGCAGTGGTCGGATCGCACCAAGAAGATCGGCTGGCGAATCCTGTTGGTCGCGGCCGTCATTCTGGTGCCGACGTTCTTGGTCCTCGGTTCGTGGTGGCAGCAGATCGTTCGCGATCTCGTGGAAGCTCCACGCACCAATCAAGCGAATTATCTTCTGGTGCTGATGATTTCGCTCGGAATCTGGTTCATCCTGCTCGAGGCAGGCCGTGGTCTTCGGTTCACCACCAACAAGCTCACCGCCGTCGCACTACGGTTCGTTCCCCTCGAGGCGGCGAAGGTCGGCAGCTTGATCGTCATCTTCGCCCTCGGCATCTTCATCGTGAACGGTGCGCTGTACAACGGGCTGATCGCCTTCGCGAACTGGAGTTTCTCCGGTGCGGATCACGAAACACCGGACGGCATCGAACAGCCCATGATTGCAGAGCGCAGCGGTTCGCCGATGTCCGCCGAGGCTTGGGATTCTCTCGGCCAGGAGGGGCGCACCTTCATGGGTAGCGGTCCCACCGCAGCCGAGATCTCTGCATTGACCGGACGTGAAGCGAAGCAACCGATCCGGGTGTATGCCGGACGTGAATCCTCGGACTCGATCAACGGTGTCGCACAGCGGGTCGTCGACGAGTTGGAGCGCACCGGCGGATTCGACCGCGGAACTCTCGCAGTTGTCACGACCACCGGTCGCGGTTGGGTGAACGAGGACGTCGCGTCGGCGTTCGAGTACGTCGAGGGCGGGGACACGGCGATCGCGTCGATGCAGTACTCGTTCCTTCCGAGTCCGTTGGCCTTCATCGCCGACCGTGAGACGCCGATGATCGCCGGCCGCGCGCTGTTCAACGCGGTCTACGCCAAGTGGATCGACTTGCCCGTTGAGACGCGACCCGAACTGGTTGTCTTCGGTGAGAGCCTCGGCTCCTACGGTGGCCAGGCCGCATTCGCCGGCGCTCAGGACATGATGACGCGCGTCGACGGCGCACTGTGGGTCGGAACCCCCAACTTCACTGCTCAGTGGCAGGAAATCACGGACAGTCGTGACTCGGGCTCACCGGAGATTCTGCCGGTGATCGACGGTGGCCAGGCAATTCGGTTTGCCGGTGATCCGGAAGATCTGGAGCTGAAGTCGGACTGGGACGACGATCGCATCGTGTACTGGCAGCACGCCAGCGACCCGATCACGTGGTGGTCCTTCGACCTGCTGCTCAACAAGCCGG encodes:
- the gyrA gene encoding DNA gyrase subunit A yields the protein MTDTTLPPDGPQHDRIEPVDIQQEMQNSYIDYAMSVIVGRALPDVRDGLKPVHRRVLYAMYDNGYRPDRGYVKSARPVAETMGNYHPHGDSSIYDTLVRMAQPWSLRYPLVDGQGNFGSRGNDGAAAMRYTECRLTPLAMEMLREIDHETVDFTPNYDGKTQEPTVLPSRIPNLLINGSNGIAVGMATNIPPHNLREVAEAIYWALDNFEADEEATLAAVMERIKGPDFPTHGLIVGGQGIQDAYTTGRGSVRMRGVVEIEEDAKGRTTIVITELPYQVNPDNLITSIAEQVRDAKIGGISDIHDESSDRVGMRIVVTVKRDAVAKVVLNNLYKHTQLQTSFGCNMLSIVDGVPRTLRLDQMIRLYTAHQLEVIVRRTRYLLRKAQERAHILRGLVKALDALDEVIALIRASQTVDIARAGLMELLDVDEIQADAILGMQLRRLAALERQKIVDELAEIELEIADLEDILARPERQRAIVRDELKEIVDKYGDDRRTRIIAADGDVNDEDLIAREDVVVTITETGYAKRTKTDLYRSQKRGGKGVQGAGLKQDDIVSHFFVTSTHDWLLFFTTKGRVYRAKAYELPEASRTARGQHVANLLAFQPDERIQSVIQIKTYEDAPYLVLATRNGLVKKSKLTDFDSNRSGGIVAINLRGEDELVGAVLCSAEDDLLLVSAQGQSIRFSATDEALRPMGRATSGVQGMRFNGDDELLSLNVVREGTFLLVATSGGYSKRTGMEDYPVQGRGGKGVLTIQYDKKRGTLVGALIVDDDDELYAITSGGGVIRTAAKQVRKAGRQTKGVRLMNLGEGDTLLAIARNADEPEELAAETTDNADNADGAKES
- a CDS encoding alpha/beta hydrolase — protein: MKRVWERLRLYCKTLHPVGLAFALVFFTWSMSPSLLPRAWYLQGVATGISLAMGYGVGVTVAWMIRKCGVEPQWSDRTKKIGWRILLVAAVILVPTFLVLGSWWQQIVRDLVEAPRTNQANYLLVLMISLGIWFILLEAGRGLRFTTNKLTAVALRFVPLEAAKVGSLIVIFALGIFIVNGALYNGLIAFANWSFSGADHETPDGIEQPMIAERSGSPMSAEAWDSLGQEGRTFMGSGPTAAEISALTGREAKQPIRVYAGRESSDSINGVAQRVVDELERTGGFDRGTLAVVTTTGRGWVNEDVASAFEYVEGGDTAIASMQYSFLPSPLAFIADRETPMIAGRALFNAVYAKWIDLPVETRPELVVFGESLGSYGGQAAFAGAQDMMTRVDGALWVGTPNFTAQWQEITDSRDSGSPEILPVIDGGQAIRFAGDPEDLELKSDWDDDRIVYWQHASDPITWWSFDLLLNKPDWLKEPLGRDVDPGMTWVPLVTFWQVTLDMVFSADVPSGHGHNYGEDAADMWAKILHPEAWTSADTDKLRSLLTTNLEPTK
- the gyrB gene encoding DNA topoisomerase (ATP-hydrolyzing) subunit B; translated protein: MAAQKSDTSTSSKDYNASSITVLEGLEAVRKRPGMYIGSTGERGLHHLIWEVVDNSVDEAMAGHATKVEVTLLEDGGIRVIDDGRGIPVGMHASGVPTVEVVLTQLHAGGKFDSDSYAVSGGLHGVGISVVNALSTRLDVDIKVDGYRWQQTYTDSKPGELVQGDPTKETGTTVSFWADPEIFETTRYNFETVARRLQEMAFLNKGLTITLTDERAEVIDDEAAEVAEAPKSAAEEAEEAAQAAPRKSKTRIYHYPGGLEDYVRHINKSKTPIHNSVVGFTAKGTGHELEVAMQWNSGYSESVHTFANTINTHEGGTHEEGFRAALTATVNKYALEKKLLKDKDPKLTGDDIREGLAAIISVKVGEPQFEGQTKTKLGNTEVKSFVQKACNEHLAHWFEANPADAKTIVNKAVSSAQARVAARKARELVRRKSATDLGGLPGKLADCRSNDPEKSEIYIVEGDSAGGSAKSGRDSMYQAILPLRGKIINVEKARIDRVLKNTEVQSIITAFGTGIHDEFDIAKLRYHKIVLMADADVDGQHIATLLLTLLFRFMRPLVEHGKVYLAQPPLYKLKWQKGAQPEFAYSDRERDAMVKAGLESGKKINKDDGIQRYKGLGEMNAKELWETTMDPTVRVLRLVTLDDAAAADELFSVLMGEDVEARRSFITRNARDVRFLDV
- a CDS encoding DUF3566 domain-containing protein — its product is MSTPNQPGSDQKSESTSGSTPPKPEQATAPAGPQTSKPAAPADGGPKASEAAPAPKAPEPPRGPSAQKPAGGASDAAGAAKGQAPSAPSVAPAAPVTSAKGDGQAPPQPVANQARGSQAPPWQRGPQPSGQPQGQPAQNPAAQNPASKAPASKAQPPQNQAPQSQPQTNITRPAGAGAPAGRPAAPAGGKPPAGPQRPAAAGPAQGGPVQGGPAKNPAQGGAPKGQPQAGRPAAGAQTGRPAGNPSARPVVTGTAAAAASGGVAGAAAAKAVAPSGANPKAANATVANPTVANPKAKAAAIDGPTRHIDRKDLPKDMPDLSEAKHPLPAAVKGEKTHAVSASVVDGAPLRATVQIRRIDPWSTLKITSVISVSLFFVWMVAVGLLYVVLDGMGVWDRLNNAFTDIVADGGSDGLVTAGQVFGYAALIGIANMVLFTALVTIGSFIYNLCSDLVGGVEVTLADRD